One window of the Zea mays cultivar B73 chromosome 3, Zm-B73-REFERENCE-NAM-5.0, whole genome shotgun sequence genome contains the following:
- the LOC103649941 gene encoding expansin-A9: MEKALLLLLLSLCASLSLLDGAVAQQYWTPATATFYGGSDASGTMGGSCGYGDLYSAGYGTQTTALSTALYGDGASCGACYLVTCDASRTQYCKPGSPSVAVTATNFCPPNYGDADGWCNSPRQHFDMSQPAWETIGLYQAGIIPVNYRRVPCQRSGGIRFGISGHDYFELVTITNVGGAGAVAAAWVMGTGTDWLTMSRNWGENWQSGAYLTGKALSFKVQTDDGKVVVAYNVAPANWQFGSTYQASVNFY, encoded by the exons ATGGAGAAGGCGCTGCTGCTCTTGCTGCTCAGCTTGTGCGCCTCTCTGTCTCTGCTCGACGGCGCAGTGGCGCAGCAGTACTGGACGCCGGCCACCGCGACGTTCTACGGCGGGAGCGACGCGTCCGGCACCATGG GCGGGTCGTGCGGGTACGGCGACCTGTACAGCGCCGGGTACGGGACGCAGACGACGGCACTGAGCACGGCGCTCTACGGCGACGGCGCCTCCTGCGGCGCGTGCTACCTCGTCACCTGCGACGCGTCGCGGACGCAGTACTGCAAGCCGGGGTCTCCTTCCGTCGCCGTCACGGCCACCAACTTCTGCCCGCCCAACTACGGCGACGCGGACGGGTGGTGCAACTCGCCGCGGCAGCACTTCGACATGTCACAGCCGGCCTGGGAGACCATCGGCCTGTACCAGGCCGGCATCATCCCGGTCAACTACCGCCGGGTCCCGTGCCAGCGGTCCGGCGGGATCAGGTTCGGCATCAGCGGGCACGACTACTTCGAGCTTGTGACCATTACCAACGTGGGCGGCGCCGGCGCAGTGGCCGCGGCGTGGGTCATGGGAACCGGCACGGACTGGCTCACCATGAGCCGCAACTGGGGGGAGAACTGGCAGAGCGGGGCCTATCTCACAGGAAAGGCCCTGTCGTTCAAGGTGCAGACGGACGACGGCAAGGTCGTTGTGGCGTATAACGTGGCGCCGGCGAACTGGCAGTTCGGCAGCACCTACCAGGCCTCGGTCAACTTCTACTAG